From the genome of Thermogutta terrifontis, one region includes:
- a CDS encoding BatA domain-containing protein has translation MFVAPWFILGGVAAAAGVILIHLLHRRRFRVVHWAAMEFLLQAARRSRRMIELRDWLLLLLRVACLLLFAIGMARPHWGRPGASGSRVATHLLLVLDNSLSMNYQLLGRSLWAEAQDRAQAILKDLPPESRVSVVPLVRAPTEVVRCDFGPPEEAADVIGALFPLDRSGDLRAALTEIADLCRRFPDPRQKRIVILSDFQRSQSGMAGLAQLVQDLPVTPEVIPIQPDVPENTWISRVWIPERYLQPGGSVRVRAWVRHEGSKPREGVLVRLLVRGNVVATQPVDLQPGQEREVEFPPYSLSVLPQQTELSWLDIQVSLPPDSLEDDNTATILLPVFKTSPILFVDQYGRNEDPAAGRYGETFFLRKLLATSFEEAAFGLVGQAVTLDELSPSRLGNTRVLVVAGVRDPAPRLDLLAHFVREGGNLVVAAGGEFDPVAWSRGCGPPYEILPGRLLPHFHGWLPLPGVTRLEPFQLDVSSLQDPCFRIEEFDDTELARFYQPVFFFQAVEVELAQSSGQSSLTSAKSASETTTQAASLAVASGSRERSWLMWRWDLQREKILPEKIAENASTQTPDTAHPGQHSSKAEVQVLARYNNGLPFMLERQVGEGRTIFITSGLFRDWNTMCASYAVVVFDRLLRRLVDATCPRRNLATSDLFRLAVDDPAGESWQLVGPDGEMRPLVPEALEARRYGIMIRGFPRRGLYHLVRYEGSGGGGSSENPGGFGANAPANGTRQARDSALPVLGRPVEDIPLAVTGPAEESIPDYLRPEEISSQLGQSHVLVNAGSNDTLTGRSREWWPWFVLAAALGLMLEMGLLARASSHGEARS, from the coding sequence ATGTTTGTCGCGCCGTGGTTCATTTTGGGTGGCGTGGCTGCCGCCGCAGGTGTGATTCTCATTCACCTGTTGCATCGACGGCGGTTTCGGGTGGTGCACTGGGCGGCCATGGAGTTCCTCCTCCAGGCCGCACGCCGCAGTCGCCGCATGATTGAACTTCGCGACTGGCTGCTGCTTCTGTTGCGGGTGGCCTGTTTGCTTCTATTTGCGATTGGGATGGCGCGTCCTCACTGGGGCCGGCCGGGTGCCTCCGGTTCGCGCGTGGCGACGCATCTTCTCCTCGTTTTAGACAACTCCCTCAGCATGAACTATCAGTTGCTGGGACGTTCCCTGTGGGCGGAAGCCCAAGACCGGGCCCAGGCCATTCTGAAAGACTTGCCGCCGGAAAGCCGTGTCTCCGTGGTTCCGCTTGTTCGAGCACCCACCGAGGTCGTCCGTTGTGATTTTGGACCACCGGAAGAAGCCGCGGACGTGATCGGGGCGCTATTTCCTCTGGATCGGAGCGGCGATCTCCGCGCGGCCCTCACGGAGATAGCTGATCTCTGTCGCCGCTTTCCCGATCCCCGTCAAAAAAGGATCGTTATCCTGAGCGATTTTCAACGGTCGCAGTCGGGAATGGCCGGATTGGCTCAGCTCGTTCAAGACCTCCCCGTGACACCGGAAGTCATTCCCATTCAACCCGATGTTCCCGAAAACACCTGGATCAGCCGCGTGTGGATTCCGGAACGGTATCTCCAGCCGGGCGGATCGGTTCGGGTTCGGGCGTGGGTGCGTCATGAGGGAAGCAAGCCGCGCGAGGGCGTCTTGGTGCGGCTGCTCGTTCGGGGAAATGTGGTGGCGACTCAGCCGGTCGATCTGCAGCCGGGGCAGGAGCGGGAGGTCGAATTCCCTCCGTATTCTTTGTCTGTTCTCCCTCAGCAGACGGAGTTGAGCTGGCTCGACATCCAGGTGAGTTTGCCCCCCGATTCCCTGGAGGACGATAACACGGCAACCATACTCCTGCCCGTTTTCAAGACATCGCCGATTCTGTTCGTCGATCAGTATGGCCGAAACGAAGATCCTGCTGCCGGTCGGTACGGAGAAACCTTTTTCCTCCGCAAGCTCCTGGCAACGTCCTTCGAGGAAGCCGCGTTTGGACTGGTCGGCCAGGCCGTCACCCTGGACGAGCTTTCTCCTTCGCGACTTGGTAACACCCGGGTGCTCGTTGTGGCAGGCGTGCGTGATCCAGCTCCCCGGTTGGATTTGCTGGCACACTTCGTTCGTGAGGGAGGCAACCTGGTGGTGGCGGCAGGTGGGGAATTCGATCCGGTTGCGTGGTCTCGCGGTTGTGGTCCCCCGTATGAGATCCTGCCGGGTCGCCTGTTGCCCCATTTCCACGGTTGGCTTCCGCTACCCGGCGTTACCCGATTGGAGCCGTTTCAGCTTGACGTGAGCAGCCTCCAGGATCCCTGTTTTCGGATCGAGGAATTTGACGACACGGAATTGGCCCGATTTTACCAACCCGTGTTCTTCTTCCAGGCGGTGGAGGTCGAACTGGCCCAATCATCAGGGCAATCGAGCCTCACTTCCGCGAAGTCAGCTTCAGAGACGACCACGCAAGCTGCTTCTCTTGCTGTCGCGTCCGGAAGCCGTGAACGAAGCTGGTTGATGTGGCGGTGGGACCTGCAGCGCGAAAAGATTTTGCCTGAAAAGATTGCGGAAAACGCAAGCACACAAACCCCCGACACGGCGCACCCCGGGCAACACTCTTCAAAAGCCGAAGTGCAGGTGCTGGCGCGTTACAACAACGGACTACCGTTTATGCTGGAACGCCAAGTGGGAGAAGGTCGCACGATTTTTATCACCAGTGGGCTGTTTCGCGATTGGAACACCATGTGCGCCTCGTATGCGGTGGTGGTGTTCGATCGGTTGCTCCGCAGGCTTGTGGACGCTACCTGCCCGCGACGCAATCTGGCTACCTCCGATCTGTTCCGTCTCGCTGTGGATGATCCGGCGGGAGAGTCCTGGCAACTTGTCGGTCCCGACGGAGAAATGAGACCTCTTGTGCCTGAAGCGCTGGAGGCCCGGCGCTACGGCATCATGATCCGCGGATTTCCGCGACGGGGGCTGTACCATCTGGTTCGCTACGAGGGATCTGGTGGGGGAGGTTCTTCCGAGAATCCCGGCGGCTTTGGCGCCAACGCTCCGGCGAACGGAACTCGACAGGCTCGCGATTCCGCTCTTCCTGTGCTGGGGCGGCCCGTGGAAGACATCCCTCTGGCCGTGACAGGACCAGCGGAAGAATCCATCCCAGATTATCTCCGCCCGGAGGAAATATCGTCGCAGTTGGGGCAAT
- a CDS encoding squalene--hopene cyclase, which produces MLRIFCGPVCGNSRRNFCSAAGWKKAARWACLLFAAAVWLGGGKQVLAQGDWEITPQSEEALERGLAWLARNQGPEGNWDSNDLGLVSTGALAFLAAGHLPGRGPYGDTVKRALEYVIRNAQSSGLLNISEPRRGMYNHGLSTFVLGQAYGMVQDPRLGELLEKALVVVQETQCGDGGWDYIAKRQPQGHDLSLVVMQALALRSAVDSGFEVSPRVVQAAIRCVREHYTPRNCPRDADEEEQKRHPGQFTYSKGGGNATVAMAAAGIVCLQEFGQYDDWRIEKNLEVIRNAILDATRNDRPRRERRAPFDPYTLYYVSQALYQVGGEPWRECYPLLRDGVVASQVRDPGNPARDGMWTAQGHVGGKPGDLYMTAVCCFVLAIPNRYLPILQEGKIESLQRQFGSSTGYNQSGHP; this is translated from the coding sequence ATGCTGAGAATTTTTTGCGGTCCAGTGTGTGGCAATTCGAGGAGAAACTTTTGCTCCGCGGCAGGCTGGAAAAAAGCCGCCAGATGGGCATGCTTGCTTTTCGCGGCGGCAGTATGGCTGGGGGGCGGAAAACAAGTTTTAGCCCAGGGAGATTGGGAAATCACACCTCAAAGTGAAGAAGCTCTGGAACGGGGATTGGCCTGGTTGGCCCGCAATCAGGGGCCGGAAGGTAATTGGGATTCCAACGATCTGGGATTGGTGAGCACGGGCGCGCTGGCTTTTCTGGCGGCCGGCCATTTGCCCGGTCGGGGGCCATATGGGGATACCGTCAAGCGGGCGTTGGAGTACGTGATTCGCAACGCCCAATCCTCGGGATTGCTCAACATTTCAGAGCCACGGCGGGGGATGTACAACCACGGCTTATCCACGTTTGTTTTGGGGCAGGCTTACGGGATGGTCCAGGATCCGCGGCTGGGCGAGCTTCTGGAAAAGGCTCTGGTGGTGGTCCAGGAAACCCAGTGTGGCGACGGGGGGTGGGACTACATCGCCAAGCGACAGCCGCAAGGCCACGATTTAAGTCTGGTGGTCATGCAGGCCCTGGCCTTGCGAAGTGCCGTGGACAGCGGCTTTGAAGTCTCCCCGAGGGTTGTCCAGGCAGCCATTCGCTGTGTTCGCGAGCATTACACGCCGCGGAATTGCCCCCGGGATGCTGATGAAGAGGAACAAAAACGGCATCCGGGTCAGTTCACCTACAGCAAAGGAGGCGGTAACGCCACGGTGGCGATGGCGGCCGCCGGGATTGTCTGTCTCCAGGAGTTCGGGCAGTACGACGACTGGCGAATTGAAAAAAATCTGGAAGTCATCCGCAATGCGATCCTGGATGCGACGCGAAACGATCGGCCGCGTCGTGAACGCCGTGCTCCGTTCGACCCGTACACGCTCTACTACGTGTCGCAGGCCCTGTATCAGGTGGGCGGTGAACCGTGGCGCGAGTGCTACCCATTGCTGCGGGATGGCGTGGTTGCCAGCCAGGTCCGGGATCCCGGCAATCCAGCCCGGGACGGCATGTGGACGGCCCAGGGCCATGTCGGCGGCAAGCCTGGCGATCTGTATATGACGGCAGTCTGCTGTTTCGTGCTGGCCATTCCCAACCGTTATTTGCCCATTCTCCAGGAGGGAAAGATCGAAAGTTTACAGCGCCAGTTCGGATCATCCACGGGGTATAACCAATCCGGTCATCCGTGA
- a CDS encoding PQQ-binding-like beta-propeller repeat protein, whose product MICMTMCNQQGDRLRRYGSAVGDSAVQSLPDIVGRTAILFGNLFRGSESVGLTGRATGGRKWIEQSICHVVALVLTWGVLTNSVLTHLAWAAEENPGNVASGDLSQPENGTNHPWPPYDPRWFIEAWQNDEVVTESSLRSILERVPGQGYRIDQTREGPWPVRFVEGVFRLTPHFDQDQCLKIGLVRPENLSFFVVAGNRVVELRYHPSFYQAWAAYVVESDFRQRPDRPQRLELWGTDQGRYRRSGLGSVMLFWNGKELVLARGPLRLLTVPFSGPPEELWMVGKTRLRELRWLSGIPIPPDEAPSFSQDPGSKPPSSAVSSQAVLPAGSFGWSSWKSFPGLALNLDEQGRVEFVGVDVKERAYAGFPVPPVGALEIVLKFHQVTPGTGFFVADRDRRPIAGLGFFKRSGRSELVFGFHSAQDDSWERGADDNQVVPLVGESQWFKLTIAAGVVKWWFSPDGKHWSLAAPTAENCDRQVAWCGLFLTRGQNRRIVLESLSLQPLLDPSEWCDAELFAQVPQEVYQESDWTRWCEAVFRSCPDVELSRWLAACCVKTLQQNPPSYLGQRVLEMLWDVITESRLPIGKKLATSSFLAGLSSSRDWGIYERLPNRMVRMMWDELRRNECPAFTLLSDWFLRCPYWAEWRLPAFPEALFRQELFAALAAHDGTHLARLGYTVQWAAVPGSDVVPDSLRYLAGVALQRSRTGTATAAGILQDNFPRVMEPLQVDIGKPAYNLVQELSAMLDHGDVSGAAQRILEASANETEGFFPASDDNDLWCSFPLYLERLASRFSGFSQALAGLAVKVGQIQLEQAKNNGREDLAENVAMRVPGTTVAAWAAIWLGDRRLVLGRMAEALAYYQRARSVPDAAIQQEVLRRLKLVMSLVPAFGEVDSLAQSKPSSEQWIFTTSVNSWEIGPLEIRPGVSVETPGLRRPPSFPDREIDWPRAQMSFTPLDDLLLVDAQSDIRAYARDGTLVWGQQSTIQGDQRAPAMVRMKPLVHEGRLIARRWEQRGTELVCLDLIDGHVVWNCRPKGDVVSDPWLVGTDVYAIVASDMESDRIELGLACVDPERGRLREFTKLFSLRNTINQPVDCQVTAIGPQFVGQVRGAVFAGDVTGRVAWLRTVPWVAPPSDGWWPSQPWFYQDNPAPLVCGDTVIVTGRGSWCVCAVALSDGTLKWCRPLGRLLGILGESGGRLYIRTENGLAILEAASGRLLAEIEHHDVDEWLRVHNPDTIVALQLRENPQERPAVLQMTFYGITDGRCVGYTQVPLPEKKTPWIGPIVLWDTELLLFTGHPSSPARRASYQIGVVSDGG is encoded by the coding sequence ATGATCTGCATGACGATGTGCAATCAACAAGGCGATCGCCTGCGACGCTACGGGAGTGCCGTAGGCGATTCCGCAGTCCAATCTTTGCCAGACATTGTGGGCAGAACCGCGATTCTATTCGGCAATTTGTTTCGAGGGTCGGAGTCTGTGGGACTAACGGGTCGAGCAACCGGTGGGAGAAAATGGATCGAACAAAGCATCTGCCACGTTGTTGCTCTTGTTTTGACATGGGGTGTTTTGACGAACTCAGTGTTGACCCATCTCGCTTGGGCCGCAGAAGAAAACCCCGGTAATGTTGCCAGCGGGGACCTGTCGCAGCCCGAGAACGGAACCAACCACCCATGGCCGCCTTACGACCCGCGCTGGTTTATCGAGGCCTGGCAAAACGATGAGGTGGTCACAGAAAGTAGTCTCCGGTCGATCCTGGAGCGCGTTCCCGGGCAAGGTTACCGGATAGATCAGACGAGGGAAGGCCCCTGGCCTGTTCGGTTCGTCGAGGGTGTTTTTCGACTCACGCCGCATTTTGATCAGGACCAGTGCCTCAAGATTGGCCTCGTCCGTCCGGAGAATCTTTCATTCTTCGTGGTTGCAGGGAACCGCGTGGTTGAGCTTCGCTATCATCCGAGCTTTTATCAGGCGTGGGCTGCCTACGTGGTGGAGTCCGATTTTCGGCAAAGGCCAGACAGACCTCAGCGGTTGGAACTTTGGGGAACCGATCAGGGACGCTACAGGCGGAGCGGACTGGGCAGCGTCATGCTTTTTTGGAATGGAAAGGAATTGGTCCTGGCTCGCGGGCCGCTGCGGTTACTAACCGTGCCTTTCTCCGGTCCACCCGAGGAACTCTGGATGGTGGGAAAGACCCGGTTGCGCGAGCTGCGCTGGCTCTCCGGGATACCCATTCCTCCCGATGAGGCACCCTCATTTTCGCAGGACCCTGGTTCTAAACCTCCTTCGTCAGCGGTTTCTTCTCAGGCAGTTTTGCCTGCGGGAAGTTTTGGCTGGTCTTCCTGGAAGAGTTTTCCAGGGTTAGCACTCAATTTGGACGAACAGGGCCGTGTCGAGTTCGTTGGAGTGGACGTGAAAGAGCGTGCATACGCAGGGTTTCCGGTGCCCCCTGTCGGAGCCCTGGAGATCGTGCTCAAATTCCATCAGGTGACGCCGGGCACGGGATTTTTCGTGGCGGATCGAGATCGCCGGCCCATCGCCGGATTGGGATTTTTCAAAAGGTCGGGAAGATCGGAACTGGTTTTCGGCTTTCACTCCGCCCAGGATGATAGTTGGGAGCGCGGTGCCGATGACAACCAGGTCGTGCCCCTGGTGGGTGAATCGCAGTGGTTCAAATTGACCATCGCCGCCGGTGTCGTCAAGTGGTGGTTCAGTCCCGATGGCAAACATTGGTCGCTTGCGGCACCGACTGCGGAAAACTGCGACCGCCAGGTGGCCTGGTGCGGCTTATTTTTGACGCGCGGTCAAAATCGCCGGATTGTACTGGAATCGCTTTCTCTGCAGCCGTTGCTCGATCCTTCCGAGTGGTGCGACGCGGAACTTTTCGCGCAGGTGCCACAAGAGGTGTATCAGGAGTCCGACTGGACGAGGTGGTGCGAGGCCGTTTTCCGAAGTTGCCCCGACGTGGAGTTGTCCCGGTGGTTGGCGGCCTGTTGCGTCAAGACCCTTCAGCAGAATCCCCCCAGTTATCTCGGCCAGCGTGTTCTGGAGATGCTCTGGGATGTCATTACAGAATCCCGCCTGCCAATTGGCAAAAAACTCGCTACGAGTTCATTTCTGGCCGGGTTGAGTTCGTCCCGCGATTGGGGGATTTACGAACGGCTTCCCAATCGGATGGTCCGAATGATGTGGGACGAACTGAGGCGGAACGAGTGCCCTGCCTTCACTCTGCTGAGCGATTGGTTCTTGCGGTGTCCCTACTGGGCGGAATGGCGGCTGCCTGCGTTTCCGGAGGCTCTGTTTCGGCAGGAGTTGTTTGCGGCACTGGCGGCCCATGATGGGACGCATCTGGCGCGCTTGGGTTACACCGTGCAATGGGCAGCCGTCCCCGGCAGCGACGTGGTTCCCGATTCACTTCGATACCTGGCGGGTGTCGCGCTACAGAGGAGCCGTACCGGTACCGCTACGGCTGCCGGAATTCTCCAGGACAACTTCCCCCGGGTAATGGAACCGCTTCAGGTGGATATCGGCAAGCCTGCGTACAATCTGGTCCAGGAACTGAGTGCGATGCTGGATCACGGGGACGTTTCGGGGGCGGCCCAGCGAATCCTTGAGGCGAGCGCCAACGAAACGGAAGGTTTCTTCCCTGCTTCCGACGACAACGACCTCTGGTGCAGTTTCCCGCTCTATCTGGAACGCCTTGCCTCCCGTTTTTCGGGGTTTTCTCAGGCTCTGGCAGGGTTGGCTGTTAAAGTCGGCCAGATTCAATTGGAGCAGGCAAAGAATAATGGCCGGGAAGATCTTGCGGAAAATGTCGCTATGCGGGTACCGGGGACAACTGTAGCGGCCTGGGCGGCGATCTGGCTGGGCGACCGGCGGCTGGTATTGGGACGCATGGCCGAGGCCCTCGCCTATTACCAGCGTGCCCGATCAGTGCCCGACGCCGCAATTCAACAGGAAGTTCTCCGTCGCCTGAAGCTGGTCATGTCACTCGTGCCTGCCTTCGGCGAAGTGGACTCGCTGGCCCAGTCCAAGCCCAGTAGCGAGCAGTGGATTTTTACCACTTCGGTAAACAGTTGGGAAATTGGCCCCCTGGAGATTCGTCCTGGAGTATCGGTGGAGACGCCGGGTTTGAGGCGGCCTCCTTCCTTTCCGGATCGGGAGATAGACTGGCCGCGAGCGCAGATGAGTTTTACTCCGCTTGACGATCTCCTCCTCGTGGACGCACAGTCAGATATCCGCGCTTATGCCAGGGATGGGACACTTGTGTGGGGGCAGCAATCGACGATTCAGGGCGATCAGCGGGCGCCGGCCATGGTGCGGATGAAACCGCTCGTTCACGAGGGCCGCCTGATCGCCCGGCGATGGGAGCAACGGGGGACGGAACTCGTGTGCCTTGATCTGATCGACGGGCACGTGGTCTGGAACTGCCGTCCCAAAGGTGACGTCGTGTCCGATCCCTGGCTGGTGGGAACGGATGTGTACGCCATTGTGGCGTCCGATATGGAGAGCGACCGCATCGAGCTTGGACTGGCCTGCGTGGATCCCGAGCGAGGGCGTCTCCGTGAATTCACGAAGTTGTTCAGCCTGCGAAATACGATCAACCAACCGGTCGATTGTCAGGTGACGGCGATTGGGCCACAATTCGTGGGGCAGGTCCGGGGAGCGGTCTTCGCGGGAGACGTGACCGGTCGGGTCGCATGGTTGCGGACGGTGCCATGGGTGGCTCCGCCTTCTGACGGGTGGTGGCCTTCTCAGCCCTGGTTTTATCAGGACAACCCTGCGCCACTCGTTTGTGGAGATACGGTAATCGTCACAGGTCGGGGAAGCTGGTGCGTGTGTGCAGTTGCGCTCTCCGATGGAACGCTCAAATGGTGTCGCCCGCTGGGCCGGCTGCTGGGAATTCTGGGAGAATCCGGGGGTAGGCTTTACATCCGGACGGAGAACGGTCTGGCCATTCTTGAGGCAGCGTCGGGACGGTTACTGGCGGAAATCGAACATCACGATGTGGACGAATGGCTGCGGGTTCACAATCCCGATACCATTGTGGCGCTTCAGCTGAGGGAAAATCCCCAGGAACGCCCGGCCGTACTCCAGATGACTTTTTACGGCATCACAGATGGTCGATGTGTTGGGTACACTCAGGTTCCGCTGCCCGAGAAAAAAACTCCCTGGATTGGGCCGATCGTACTCTGGGATACCGAACTTCTGCTCTTCACGGGCCATCCTTCAAGCCCCGCGAGGCGAGCAAGCTATCAAATCGGCGTTGTCTCCGACGGAGGATAG
- a CDS encoding glycosyltransferase family 2 protein, protein MAGELSIVIPLLNEAQSLRQLYAEIKTVCEAEGLDAEIIFVDDGSTDGSWEIIRELAAGDPRVRGLRFRRNFGKAAALTAGFSRATKPRVMTLDADLQDDPREIPRFLAELEKGWDLVSGWKKVRHDPWHKVWPSRVFNWLLGKMSGVYLHDHNCGMKCYRREVLGEIHIYGELHRFIPVLAAARGFRVTEIPIHHRPRQFGKSKYGAARFVKGFLDLLTVKFLTGFGLRPQHFLGTFGLISFALGAFILVMLAAEWFFSRVIPGVEVVNLRDRPLVIYSVALLLLGAQLISVGFLAELLTAYHVKQERTYSLAEEIGGPTRSGN, encoded by the coding sequence ATGGCTGGTGAGCTTTCCATTGTCATTCCTCTGCTCAATGAAGCGCAAAGTCTCCGGCAACTTTATGCCGAGATCAAAACCGTTTGCGAGGCAGAGGGGCTCGATGCCGAGATCATTTTCGTCGACGATGGGTCCACCGACGGGAGCTGGGAGATCATCCGCGAACTGGCGGCGGGTGATCCCCGTGTGCGTGGCCTGCGATTCCGGCGGAATTTTGGAAAGGCCGCCGCGCTTACGGCGGGCTTTTCTCGGGCAACCAAACCCCGCGTGATGACGCTGGACGCCGACCTACAGGACGATCCTCGGGAAATTCCCCGCTTTCTGGCGGAACTGGAAAAAGGCTGGGATCTGGTGAGCGGTTGGAAGAAAGTACGGCATGATCCCTGGCACAAGGTCTGGCCCTCCCGCGTCTTCAACTGGCTGCTGGGTAAGATGTCGGGCGTGTATCTCCACGATCACAACTGTGGCATGAAGTGTTACCGCCGGGAAGTGCTGGGCGAAATTCACATCTATGGAGAACTGCACCGATTCATTCCCGTTCTTGCGGCGGCGCGCGGCTTTCGCGTTACGGAGATCCCCATTCATCACCGACCGAGACAGTTTGGCAAATCCAAGTACGGGGCGGCACGGTTCGTGAAGGGCTTTCTCGATTTGCTGACCGTCAAGTTCCTGACCGGCTTTGGGCTCCGCCCCCAGCACTTTCTGGGAACTTTTGGACTGATCTCCTTTGCGCTGGGAGCATTTATTTTGGTCATGCTGGCCGCCGAATGGTTTTTCTCTCGCGTCATTCCGGGCGTGGAGGTCGTCAATTTGCGGGACCGACCCCTCGTCATCTATTCCGTAGCCCTGTTGCTTCTCGGTGCCCAGCTCATCAGCGTGGGCTTCCTCGCCGAGTTGCTCACCGCCTACCACGTGAAGCAGGAACGAACGTACTCGCTGGCGGAGGAGATTGGCGGCCCCACGCGGAGCGGAAATTGA
- a CDS encoding lysylphosphatidylglycerol synthase transmembrane domain-containing protein encodes MRPTVVHGLLRLRPRGVKLTGPHGRYRTFADQLGMYLRTICGANLFRLPGGFVSQKCEETPDRPTTSASSTRCWRRWGLYALQAALTGAIIWALWHAGKDALGELRQLGERGIPLRVSWGWCVAAGMCYAASLLPAAWFWGRVLRSAQQKTSFGKVLRAYLVGQIGKYVPGKACVVIVRTALVAGNSVQPAMAAASVFVETLTMMSVGAALATLYLVVWAPSDSRLLWTAITLAVVVTIPTLPPFFKPILRLLATRGNRPEVLTAIDRINFVQLWEGWAAMLLLWVGFGISLGLVLRAIELPGFEFAPSGSAILEAVPPLVASVALATVGGFLILFLPGGLGARELILAAVLAPYLASRWLVGQGVSGEVVALVAAVMLRLVWLATEIVLALVMWSLPYLAGGFRRMHPAIENSSSPPREVRATNDGHGW; translated from the coding sequence GTGCGACCGACCGTTGTCCACGGTCTGCTGAGATTGCGTCCACGTGGTGTGAAGCTAACGGGGCCCCACGGGAGATATCGGACATTTGCCGATCAACTGGGAATGTATCTCCGCACAATTTGCGGAGCGAACCTCTTTCGGCTGCCGGGTGGTTTCGTGTCACAGAAGTGCGAGGAGACTCCTGACCGACCCACCACCTCGGCGTCTTCCACGCGTTGCTGGAGACGCTGGGGTCTTTACGCCTTGCAGGCCGCCCTCACGGGGGCCATCATATGGGCCCTGTGGCACGCCGGGAAGGATGCGCTGGGAGAGTTACGGCAACTCGGTGAGCGCGGTATCCCGTTGCGGGTGTCCTGGGGATGGTGTGTTGCTGCCGGGATGTGCTACGCGGCGAGTCTTTTGCCTGCGGCCTGGTTTTGGGGCAGGGTCTTGCGCTCCGCGCAGCAAAAGACCTCTTTCGGGAAGGTGCTCCGGGCGTACCTCGTGGGACAAATCGGCAAATATGTGCCGGGTAAGGCCTGTGTGGTTATCGTGAGGACTGCGCTTGTGGCGGGGAATTCAGTCCAGCCGGCCATGGCGGCGGCCAGCGTTTTTGTGGAGACGCTCACGATGATGTCGGTGGGTGCGGCGCTGGCCACGCTGTATCTGGTCGTCTGGGCTCCATCCGATTCACGGTTACTGTGGACCGCCATCACGCTGGCTGTGGTGGTCACGATTCCCACCCTGCCCCCGTTTTTCAAGCCGATTCTGCGGCTGCTGGCAACTCGGGGCAATCGGCCGGAGGTGCTCACCGCTATCGATCGCATCAACTTCGTGCAACTGTGGGAGGGCTGGGCCGCCATGCTGTTACTGTGGGTGGGGTTTGGAATAAGCCTGGGGCTGGTGTTGCGGGCGATTGAACTTCCCGGATTTGAGTTTGCCCCCTCAGGAAGCGCGATCCTGGAAGCGGTTCCACCACTGGTGGCCTCGGTAGCCCTGGCCACGGTGGGGGGATTTCTGATTCTCTTTTTGCCCGGCGGGTTGGGGGCCCGCGAACTCATCCTGGCGGCCGTGCTCGCCCCTTACCTCGCGTCGCGCTGGCTGGTGGGGCAAGGAGTCTCGGGCGAGGTGGTCGCGCTCGTCGCAGCGGTGATGCTAAGATTGGTGTGGCTTGCTACCGAGATCGTTCTCGCCCTGGTGATGTGGTCACTGCCGTATTTGGCTGGGGGCTTTCGGAGGATGCATCCGGCGATTGAGAATTCGTCTTCACCCCCTCGCGAAGTCAGAGCAACCAACGACGGTCATGGCTGGTGA
- a CDS encoding transcriptional regulator: MTQPQPARTTETTAIPAELQELAAAIDRLPAPYREALRPAFDKVIDANRRRRQILSLVQDALAELRLDMKYLLFDLEATRRERDEYKRQLQELREGD; the protein is encoded by the coding sequence ATGACGCAGCCGCAACCAGCCCGAACGACTGAGACCACCGCGATTCCGGCGGAACTTCAGGAACTGGCGGCCGCCATCGACCGGCTTCCCGCCCCCTATCGTGAGGCCCTTCGTCCCGCCTTTGACAAAGTAATCGATGCTAACCGCCGCCGTCGGCAGATTCTCTCCCTTGTTCAGGATGCCCTGGCCGAACTGCGACTGGACATGAAATATCTGCTTTTTGACCTGGAAGCCACCCGGCGCGAACGCGACGAATACAAGCGGCAGCTTCAGGAACTCCGCGAAGGTGACTGA